A window of Fictibacillus halophilus contains these coding sequences:
- a CDS encoding S8 family serine peptidase codes for MVVNTLAKKSAILALSTGLLLSPLSTNSFMSVKATSIKAEDILSSLTKEQRKALKQLELNNQSGLQGFQDGELNSEEEISVIVEFHSKPSHVAVLEAKMKGKSLKKENAQAQVDHEHKIFKEDVEKHLTIKGKKNAPKIIRTYKSAYNGAAITLPANQVKDLLKSNAVKAIYKNITYTVDPVQSQELPSDVKREITTSVESLPFLKVDKLHEEGITGEGIKVGVLDTGVDYNHPDLKDTYIGGYDFVDNDSDPMEATYKDWEASKKPEFNGSSSYYTSHGTHVSGTIVGQNENDSEVSVEGVAPDADLYAYRVLGPYGSGASEGVIAGIDKAVQDGMDVINLSLGAPANDPYYPTSTALNYAVLNGVTAVVSAGNNGPNDYTLGSPGTAALALTVGASDVPFSQTTFTGKAGSWSTDLVSMARSFSSTFASLEGTTLELVDVGLGNQADYINRSVEGKIAFVQRGGFTLDDKVKFAKENGAKAVILYNNVDGHVGYNLGESVDYVPAFSMTKKAGEELKAAIASGNKTFTFTDLKESFTEGDKLADFSSRGPVNGNFEMKPEIVAPGVSVLSTFPSYMVNHETPENYKYAYARLNGTSMASPFGAGVAALLLGENPDLEPTDIKAILMNSADEMNDDYSVFEIGAGRIDPYQALHSDTKVHVQDETLIPNGENLVTIKNQTGGLSFDKQVVAENASVKVKKTITFTNQSNKNKTFDVKVVENVQKGTNSLKDNGVSVEAESTVKVAKNAVKNVNVTLTLPGTAKKGFYEGYLLITNSENPTEKYRIPFSFKKSQPGFDKLELLSRTLTPSYYNHAFDGYRTTQLMSQFNLGSSLESIDITLQDGKTNEELGLVGTINMTSALTDYDYFLQTFNGNYYKFTGDKKNPIATEPSVAEPGHYKLKFVSTLPSGKQQTKKEDIFVDIETPKVKSSLDGESPFVEYKSGQATYPFEVEITDDNVANMQQAGLDVDQSSNFAVYTYGFPLPNGPIPLDKNGKWMDEVAMNETAKSLSFNVIGYDAAGNQANWKEYLFVKEGTPVTYAKHNVEFARSGDILSASLVMDNLEDVKEITWNFANPGIQHVYLQEAKLTDAFKDKATIEVNGDRIKVKFNGNEKFDRSEVVDVKVKVQDELFYPIGFINPTADILDANGQTVNLLNGGKRYQLKPTFNRIQANLAPEGYVVEGGNYIGNRDWSKVGASVQVTNGDYTLDASNRFNGNARLNIEPLPLSNEKYTFEVNVPGHFVTKQKQKFGFEYKGVPYGKSETISIPLVAGDVNQDNTIDVKDAIAIQDAWNSNNRAADINFDGTVNAKDMSFVQKNYLKQNASVNNAPTPVTTVDGKTLESILKELGL; via the coding sequence ATGGTTGTAAACACACTTGCAAAAAAATCAGCAATTCTTGCCCTATCAACAGGATTGCTTCTATCCCCTCTCAGCACGAATTCTTTTATGTCGGTTAAAGCAACCAGTATAAAAGCAGAGGACATTTTATCTTCTTTAACAAAAGAACAAAGAAAAGCGTTAAAACAATTAGAGCTGAATAACCAAAGTGGACTTCAAGGCTTTCAAGACGGCGAACTGAATTCTGAAGAAGAAATCTCTGTTATCGTGGAATTCCATTCAAAACCTAGCCACGTTGCTGTATTAGAAGCAAAAATGAAAGGAAAATCGTTAAAGAAAGAAAACGCTCAAGCACAAGTGGATCATGAGCACAAAATCTTTAAAGAAGATGTAGAAAAGCATCTAACGATTAAAGGCAAGAAGAATGCACCAAAAATTATACGCACATATAAATCAGCCTATAACGGCGCAGCCATTACATTACCCGCAAATCAAGTAAAAGACTTACTCAAATCAAACGCGGTAAAAGCCATTTATAAGAACATAACGTACACGGTGGATCCGGTTCAATCTCAAGAACTGCCAAGCGATGTGAAACGTGAAATCACAACGTCTGTTGAGAGTCTTCCCTTTTTGAAAGTGGACAAACTTCATGAAGAAGGAATCACTGGCGAAGGTATTAAAGTCGGTGTTTTGGATACTGGAGTAGACTACAACCACCCGGATTTAAAAGACACGTACATAGGCGGATATGACTTTGTTGATAATGACTCAGATCCAATGGAAGCAACGTACAAAGATTGGGAAGCTTCTAAGAAACCAGAGTTTAACGGCAGCAGCTCTTATTATACGTCTCATGGTACACATGTATCTGGTACGATTGTCGGGCAAAACGAGAATGATAGTGAGGTTTCAGTAGAAGGTGTGGCACCGGATGCTGATTTATACGCCTACCGTGTCCTCGGACCTTATGGAAGTGGAGCGTCTGAAGGGGTAATTGCTGGGATCGATAAGGCAGTTCAAGATGGAATGGATGTCATTAATCTTTCTCTTGGGGCACCTGCAAATGATCCGTATTATCCGACAAGTACAGCACTGAATTATGCTGTCTTAAATGGTGTAACAGCCGTTGTTTCAGCAGGAAACAACGGACCGAATGATTATACATTAGGTTCACCAGGTACGGCAGCTCTAGCATTGACCGTTGGAGCAAGTGATGTTCCCTTCTCACAAACTACTTTTACAGGTAAAGCAGGCAGCTGGTCTACAGACCTAGTAAGCATGGCCCGCAGCTTCTCTAGTACTTTTGCTAGTTTAGAAGGAACAACACTTGAGCTAGTAGACGTAGGACTGGGAAATCAAGCAGACTATATCAATAGAAGTGTAGAGGGCAAAATCGCATTCGTTCAGCGTGGTGGCTTCACGCTCGATGATAAAGTGAAGTTTGCAAAAGAGAATGGCGCAAAAGCAGTGATACTTTACAACAATGTGGATGGTCATGTTGGCTATAACTTAGGTGAATCTGTGGATTATGTACCAGCGTTCTCTATGACGAAGAAAGCGGGAGAAGAACTAAAAGCAGCCATAGCCAGCGGAAATAAGACGTTCACGTTTACGGACTTGAAAGAAAGTTTCACAGAAGGTGATAAGCTCGCAGACTTCAGTTCAAGAGGACCAGTTAATGGAAACTTTGAAATGAAGCCAGAGATCGTAGCCCCTGGCGTGAGTGTACTCTCTACGTTCCCTTCCTACATGGTGAACCATGAAACACCTGAAAATTATAAGTATGCGTATGCACGCTTAAATGGAACGTCCATGGCATCTCCCTTTGGGGCTGGAGTGGCAGCATTACTTTTAGGGGAAAACCCAGATCTTGAACCAACAGATATCAAAGCCATTCTCATGAACTCTGCCGATGAGATGAATGATGACTACAGTGTATTTGAAATAGGTGCTGGCCGAATCGATCCTTATCAAGCTCTTCACAGCGACACAAAGGTTCACGTACAGGATGAAACGCTAATTCCGAACGGAGAGAATTTAGTAACCATCAAGAACCAAACAGGAGGACTAAGCTTTGATAAACAAGTCGTAGCTGAGAACGCTTCTGTAAAAGTTAAGAAAACCATCACGTTCACAAATCAAAGCAACAAGAACAAAACGTTTGATGTAAAAGTCGTTGAGAACGTACAAAAAGGAACGAACAGCTTAAAAGATAACGGTGTTTCAGTAGAGGCAGAAAGCACTGTAAAAGTAGCGAAAAATGCGGTTAAGAACGTGAATGTAACACTAACCCTGCCAGGTACTGCAAAAAAAGGGTTTTATGAAGGCTATCTATTGATCACAAACAGCGAGAACCCAACAGAAAAATATCGTATTCCGTTCAGCTTTAAAAAATCACAACCTGGTTTTGATAAACTAGAGTTACTTTCTCGTACCTTAACACCAAGCTACTATAATCATGCATTCGATGGATACCGAACAACACAGTTGATGTCTCAGTTTAATCTAGGATCTTCTCTTGAGAGCATCGATATTACTTTACAAGACGGTAAGACAAATGAAGAACTTGGACTAGTAGGTACGATCAATATGACATCGGCACTAACGGATTATGATTATTTCCTGCAAACGTTTAACGGAAACTATTACAAATTTACAGGGGATAAGAAAAATCCTATAGCTACAGAACCAAGTGTTGCAGAGCCAGGACACTATAAATTAAAGTTCGTTTCAACGTTGCCATCAGGAAAGCAACAAACAAAAAAGGAAGACATCTTCGTTGATATTGAAACACCAAAAGTCAAGAGTTCTCTAGACGGTGAATCACCATTCGTAGAATACAAATCTGGACAAGCAACCTACCCGTTCGAAGTGGAAATAACCGATGATAATGTTGCAAACATGCAGCAAGCAGGTCTTGATGTTGATCAATCATCCAACTTTGCTGTCTATACCTATGGTTTCCCGTTGCCGAACGGTCCTATCCCGTTGGACAAGAACGGTAAGTGGATGGATGAAGTTGCAATGAACGAAACCGCTAAATCCCTTTCCTTTAACGTAATCGGTTATGACGCAGCAGGAAATCAGGCTAACTGGAAAGAGTACTTGTTTGTTAAAGAAGGAACGCCCGTAACCTACGCCAAACATAACGTAGAATTCGCACGTTCTGGAGATATTCTAAGTGCTTCACTTGTTATGGATAACTTAGAAGATGTGAAGGAAATTACGTGGAACTTTGCTAACCCAGGCATTCAGCACGTTTACCTGCAAGAAGCGAAATTAACAGATGCATTCAAAGATAAAGCAACGATTGAAGTAAATGGTGATCGCATTAAAGTGAAGTTTAATGGAAACGAAAAGTTCGATCGTTCTGAAGTGGTCGATGTAAAAGTGAAAGTACAAGATGAGCTCTTCTACCCGATTGGCTTCATCAATCCGACAGCTGATATTCTAGATGCGAATGGACAAACAGTTAATTTATTAAACGGTGGAAAACGTTATCAACTAAAGCCGACATTCAACCGTATTCAAGCCAACCTAGCCCCAGAAGGTTATGTCGTGGAAGGCGGTAACTATATTGGGAACCGTGACTGGTCAAAAGTAGGAGCCAGCGTGCAAGTGACAAATGGCGATTACACACTCGATGCTTCAAACAGGTTTAACGGAAATGCGCGACTAAATATTGAACCGCTTCCTCTCAGCAATGAAAAGTATACATTTGAAGTCAATGTGCCAGGACACTTTGTGACAAAACAAAAACAAAAGTTCGGTTTTGAATACAAAGGAGTTCCTTATGGGAAATCAGAGACGATCTCCATTCCGCTTGTAGCCGGTGACGTTAACCAAGACAACACAATTGATGTGAAAGATGCCATTGCGATTCAAGACGCTTGGAACTCAAACAACCGCGCAGCGGACATTAACTTTGATGGTACAGTTAATGCAAAAGACATGAGTTTTGTTCAGAAGAACTACCTGAAACAAAACGCATCGGTTAACAATGCACCAACACCTGTTACAACGGTCGATGGAAAAACACTAGAATCTATTTTAAAAGAACTCGGACTATAA
- a CDS encoding GNAT family N-acetyltransferase, producing the protein MINYLGTPVIETDRLLLRPLKQSDTQSIFYHWLSDERVADNRVNAAHTSIAQTEERVKKIVSQYKNKEFCYWGIELKGTGELIGEIDLYDFDSSKDNCEVSYSLGFKWWNQGYGTEALQAVVEFGFRQMNIHKISAAHNTDNPASGRVMAKVGMKQEGVIRHMIRNAKNQYKDCAVYGILREDYLKSVCM; encoded by the coding sequence ATGATTAACTACTTAGGAACACCCGTGATAGAAACAGACCGATTACTTCTTCGTCCTTTGAAACAATCCGACACTCAAAGCATATTTTACCATTGGCTTTCAGACGAACGAGTGGCAGACAATCGGGTGAACGCTGCTCATACGAGTATCGCTCAAACAGAAGAGCGTGTGAAAAAGATTGTCAGCCAGTATAAAAATAAGGAATTTTGTTATTGGGGAATTGAGTTAAAAGGTACAGGTGAGCTGATCGGAGAAATCGACTTGTACGATTTTGATAGCTCAAAAGATAACTGTGAGGTAAGCTATTCGCTTGGGTTCAAGTGGTGGAATCAAGGGTACGGAACCGAGGCGCTACAAGCTGTAGTAGAGTTTGGTTTTCGTCAGATGAATATCCACAAGATCTCAGCTGCACATAACACTGACAATCCTGCTTCTGGAAGAGTTATGGCCAAAGTTGGAATGAAACAAGAAGGCGTAATCCGTCACATGATTCGTAATGCAAAGAATCAGTATAAGGACTGTGCGGTGTATGGAATTCTTCGTGAAGACTATCTCAAATCAGTGTGTATGTAG
- a CDS encoding DUF4279 domain-containing protein, translating to MIETQVKVYFTLYGDEFPINEVTRRLKITPTESYKKGDIISANSSLCRKETSWDYGTDYQYSLDVNEQLQQVRDQFRDKASIINQLQAEFGLVSKIYIVIRMENGQAPALYLEKDIITFASNIGAEIEVDFV from the coding sequence ATGATCGAAACACAAGTGAAAGTGTATTTCACTCTTTATGGCGATGAATTTCCGATTAATGAAGTGACGAGAAGACTAAAGATCACACCAACTGAAAGCTATAAAAAGGGAGATATTATTTCAGCCAATTCTTCGCTTTGTAGGAAAGAAACAAGCTGGGATTACGGGACAGACTACCAATACTCCCTTGATGTGAATGAACAGCTTCAGCAAGTAAGGGATCAGTTTAGAGACAAAGCGTCTATCATTAATCAATTACAAGCGGAGTTTGGTTTAGTGAGTAAGATCTATATCGTAATCCGAATGGAAAATGGGCAAGCTCCAGCTTTGTATTTAGAGAAAGACATCATCACATTCGCGTCAAACATCGGAGCAGAGATTGAGGTGGACTTTGTATGA